A genomic segment from Streptomyces sp. NBC_01233 encodes:
- a CDS encoding class I SAM-dependent methyltransferase: MSAQQQYDEIGEAYEGFKALPLEQYVVVPSFLALAGDVRGKSVLDLACGTGFYSREFKRRGAAGVLGIDVSGEMVSVAQQLEEHDPLGVRYEVADVTELRPLAQRFDVGLAVQLLNYATDIATTERMCRNAHRSLKPGGEFFLLNQSPDFRFGGPTPEKYGFLSVLTGEEAETGPQVRTTALLDQPVSFVANRPRREVYEKSLHAAGFSELTWVPLTVTEAGVREFGADHWADFHANPPLEMLRCRA, encoded by the coding sequence ATGAGCGCACAGCAGCAGTACGACGAGATCGGTGAGGCATACGAGGGGTTCAAGGCCCTGCCGCTGGAGCAGTACGTGGTGGTACCCAGCTTCCTGGCCCTGGCCGGGGACGTACGCGGCAAGTCCGTCCTCGACCTCGCCTGCGGCACCGGCTTCTACAGCAGGGAGTTCAAGCGGCGCGGCGCCGCCGGGGTCCTCGGCATCGACGTCTCCGGTGAAATGGTCTCCGTGGCACAGCAGTTGGAAGAGCACGACCCGCTGGGTGTGCGCTACGAGGTCGCTGACGTGACCGAACTACGGCCCCTTGCGCAGCGCTTCGACGTAGGCCTTGCGGTCCAACTGCTCAACTACGCAACGGACATCGCCACCACGGAGCGGATGTGCCGCAACGCGCACCGGAGCCTGAAGCCCGGCGGCGAGTTCTTCCTGCTCAACCAGTCGCCCGACTTCCGCTTCGGCGGGCCGACCCCCGAGAAGTACGGGTTCCTCTCCGTGCTGACCGGCGAGGAGGCCGAGACCGGGCCGCAAGTGCGGACCACGGCGCTGCTCGACCAGCCGGTCTCCTTCGTCGCCAACCGCCCGCGCCGCGAGGTCTACGAGAAGAGCCTGCACGCGGCCGGATTCAGCGAGCTGACCTGGGTCCCGCTGACGGTGACGGAGGCCGGCGTGCGCGAGTTCGGTGCGGACCACTGGGCGGACTTCCACGCCAACCCCCCGCTGGAGATGCTGCGCTGCCGCGCCTGA
- a CDS encoding SDR family NAD(P)-dependent oxidoreductase, whose product MTRETSNSLMAGKSALITGASAGIGAAAARVFCREGASVTLVARREPQLAALTRELCAAGHQAQYVVADVSRTEDVARAVAAAVAAYGRLDAAFNNAGIGATPQPMHLLDEDAYDTVMDTNVRGVWNCMRHEIRAMLAGGGGSIVNNSSTAGLVATPVTATYIASKHAVLGLTKAAACEYAAQGIRVNAIAPGSTRSEMIDDWLRQNPAMEEVLLQSAPLPRMASPAEIAEAAAWLCSDRASFVLGTTLSVDGGWTTR is encoded by the coding sequence ATGACCCGGGAGACCAGCAACTCTTTGATGGCGGGCAAATCGGCGCTGATCACGGGCGCGAGCGCGGGCATCGGCGCGGCCGCCGCACGCGTATTCTGCCGCGAAGGCGCCTCGGTGACCCTGGTGGCCCGCCGCGAACCCCAACTCGCCGCGCTCACACGGGAATTGTGTGCCGCCGGCCACCAGGCCCAGTACGTGGTCGCCGACGTCTCCCGCACCGAGGACGTGGCCCGCGCCGTCGCGGCGGCCGTGGCCGCGTACGGCCGCCTCGACGCGGCCTTCAACAACGCCGGCATCGGCGCGACCCCCCAGCCGATGCACCTGCTGGACGAGGACGCGTACGACACCGTGATGGACACCAACGTCCGCGGCGTCTGGAACTGCATGCGCCACGAGATCCGCGCCATGCTCGCGGGCGGCGGCGGCTCGATCGTGAACAACAGCAGCACCGCCGGCCTGGTCGCCACCCCGGTGACGGCGACCTACATCGCGTCGAAACACGCGGTCCTGGGCCTCACCAAGGCCGCCGCGTGCGAATACGCCGCCCAGGGAATCCGCGTCAACGCCATCGCCCCCGGCTCCACCCGCAGCGAGATGATCGACGACTGGCTCCGGCAGAACCCCGCGATGGAAGAGGTCCTCCTCCAGTCGGCCCCCCTCCCGCGCATGGCGAGCCCCGCGGAAATCGCAGAGGCGGCCGCCTGGCTCTGCAGCGACCGCGCGTCCTTCGTCCTGGGCACCACCTTGTCGGTCGACGGCGGCTGGACAACGCGCTAG
- a CDS encoding NAD-dependent epimerase/dehydratase family protein, translating to MTARVVLVTGATGFVGSAVVERLVQEGVPVRVLAHRADVPSGVGVEGVRGDLVRSGSLRGLCDGVATVLHLAARIGGTEQECRAVNAEGTRALLAEAERAGVRRIVQLGTAAVYRDGAHRGAVEGELAEEPESVTSVTRLVGERMVLAAGGAVVRPHLVYGRGDRWVVPSLVRLLARLPYWVDGGRARMSVVSVDALAGAIAELAVREEGVRGVLHAGHPEPVTARELVGTVARELGLPLPRGEVDLSGALELLGGPEGPDPVVRRQVSLFAVDHWYDSGRLWGQLAASPGARFSQAFGQYAGWYRGEERMRRR from the coding sequence ATGACCGCAAGAGTCGTGCTGGTGACCGGCGCCACCGGATTTGTGGGTTCCGCGGTGGTGGAGCGTCTGGTGCAGGAGGGCGTGCCCGTACGGGTGTTGGCGCACCGGGCCGATGTGCCGTCAGGAGTGGGCGTGGAAGGCGTACGGGGGGATCTCGTGCGCTCCGGGTCGCTGCGCGGGCTGTGTGACGGTGTCGCCACCGTGCTGCATCTCGCGGCGCGGATCGGGGGCACGGAACAGGAGTGCCGGGCCGTCAACGCGGAAGGGACGCGGGCGCTGCTGGCCGAGGCGGAGCGGGCCGGGGTGCGGCGGATCGTGCAGTTGGGGACGGCTGCCGTGTACCGGGACGGGGCGCACCGGGGTGCGGTGGAAGGGGAGCTCGCCGAGGAGCCGGAGTCGGTGACCAGTGTGACCCGGCTCGTCGGTGAGCGGATGGTGCTGGCGGCGGGCGGGGCGGTGGTGCGGCCCCATCTGGTGTACGGGCGGGGGGACCGCTGGGTGGTGCCGTCGCTGGTGCGGCTGCTCGCGCGGTTGCCGTACTGGGTGGACGGCGGGCGGGCCCGGATGTCCGTGGTGTCGGTGGACGCGCTGGCGGGTGCGATCGCGGAGTTGGCCGTACGGGAGGAGGGCGTCAGGGGTGTGCTGCATGCGGGTCATCCCGAGCCGGTGACCGCGCGGGAGCTCGTGGGGACGGTGGCGCGGGAGCTGGGGCTGCCGCTGCCGCGGGGGGAGGTGGACCTGTCCGGGGCCCTGGAGTTGCTGGGGGGCCCGGAGGGTCCGGATCCGGTGGTGCGGCGGCAGGTGTCGCTGTTCGCGGTGGACCACTGGTACGACAGCGGGCGGTTGTGGGGGCAGCTGGCGGCGTCCCCGGGGGCGCGGTTCTCGCAGGCGTTCGGTCAGTACGCCGGCTGGTACCGCGGCGAGGAGCGGATGCGTCGCCGCTGA
- a CDS encoding ScbA/BarX family gamma-butyrolactone biosynthesis protein, with translation MTMLTIRNNAPVLPLRGAADPWTRCNEAPVLTTTVPREYVHRSSLAEVFLTGCDRTGDDTFSLTGQWPRAHTFFTSADGGGHDPVQAGETVRQTGLYLCHAVYGVPLGHNVLLWSLDFTSRPEQMRIGRGPSELDMTATCTDFTWKGSRFSGFLQVDIHRNGELAASGTARFTCVAPATYRRLRGDRGHAGSARPLPRRTPVPAASAGRLAPFDVVLAPADRPGRWLLNPDLDHPILFEHANDHHPGMVLVEAARQAACGLHRPGTFTPTGLSTEFHQYAELDAPCRVDATLVAPGRVEVTGHQMGRTVFTSTVTGAAQDRPGPHPVP, from the coding sequence ATGACCATGCTGACGATCCGGAACAACGCTCCCGTCCTCCCGCTCCGGGGAGCGGCAGACCCCTGGACGCGCTGCAACGAGGCCCCGGTACTGACCACCACGGTGCCCAGGGAGTACGTCCACCGCAGCTCACTCGCCGAGGTCTTCCTCACCGGCTGCGACCGCACCGGCGACGACACCTTCTCCCTCACCGGGCAGTGGCCCCGCGCCCACACCTTCTTCACCAGCGCCGACGGCGGCGGCCACGACCCGGTACAAGCCGGCGAGACCGTCAGACAGACGGGGCTCTACCTCTGCCACGCCGTCTACGGAGTTCCCCTCGGCCACAACGTCCTCCTCTGGAGCCTGGACTTCACCTCCCGCCCCGAACAGATGCGCATAGGCCGCGGCCCGAGCGAACTCGACATGACCGCCACGTGCACGGACTTCACCTGGAAGGGCAGCCGCTTCTCCGGCTTCCTCCAGGTCGACATCCACCGCAACGGCGAACTCGCCGCCTCCGGCACCGCCCGCTTCACCTGCGTCGCCCCCGCCACCTACCGCCGGCTGCGCGGCGACCGCGGCCACGCCGGCTCAGCGCGTCCGCTGCCGCGCCGTACGCCCGTGCCCGCCGCCTCCGCCGGCCGGCTGGCCCCCTTCGACGTGGTCCTCGCACCCGCCGACCGCCCCGGCCGCTGGCTGCTGAACCCCGACCTCGACCACCCGATCCTCTTCGAGCACGCGAACGACCACCACCCCGGCATGGTCCTGGTCGAGGCCGCCCGCCAAGCCGCCTGCGGGCTCCACCGCCCCGGCACGTTCACCCCCACCGGCCTGTCCACCGAGTTCCACCAGTACGCCGAACTGGACGCCCCCTGCCGGGTGGACGCCACCCTCGTCGCACCCGGCCGCGTCGAGGTCACCGGCCACCAGATGGGCCGCACCGTGTTCACCTCGACGGTCACCGGCGCAGCCCAGGACCGGCCCGGCCCGCACCCTGTGCCGTGA
- a CDS encoding cytochrome P450 family protein → MFATIRESRQMTRQCPIAIDLSGADVHAEAARIREQAPATQVLLPGGVTGWAVNRHADIRRLLVDPRVSKDAYRHWPAWIDGEVGAEWPLAIWVSVQNMITAYGEEHTRLRKPVAAAFASRRVAALRPRIEEVVDGLLDGLAALPPGRVVDLRAEFAHELPTRMVFELFGIPERSWAPLHKIIRGFFDTTITVEAAQQNAVDMDVTMAEVVAYRRAHPGDDITSVLIAARDSGGEEDGVRLSEKELVDNLILLFTAGYETTVNLICTALHELLCHPDQLKLVREGLASWEDVVEEALRIEPPASYGLLRFAVEDIDMGEGVVIPQGDPILVSFGSVGRDPRLHGAQAERFDVTRATRGQHLSFGFGTHYCLGATLARTECAIAVQRFFERFPEPVAAAAEGGELPRVASFISNGLQELPVVLGAEKRGR, encoded by the coding sequence ATGTTCGCCACCATCCGGGAGAGCCGTCAGATGACCCGTCAGTGCCCCATAGCGATCGACCTCTCCGGAGCGGACGTGCACGCCGAGGCGGCGCGCATCCGGGAGCAGGCGCCGGCGACGCAGGTGCTGCTGCCCGGCGGGGTGACCGGCTGGGCCGTCAACCGGCACGCCGACATACGCAGGCTGCTGGTGGATCCGAGGGTGTCGAAGGACGCCTACCGGCACTGGCCGGCGTGGATCGACGGAGAGGTCGGCGCCGAGTGGCCGCTGGCGATCTGGGTCTCGGTGCAGAACATGATCACCGCCTACGGCGAGGAGCACACGCGCCTGCGCAAGCCGGTCGCCGCCGCGTTCGCCTCGCGGCGCGTCGCCGCCCTGAGGCCGAGGATCGAGGAGGTCGTGGACGGGCTGCTGGACGGTCTGGCCGCGCTGCCGCCGGGCCGAGTGGTCGATCTGCGGGCGGAGTTCGCGCACGAACTGCCGACCCGGATGGTCTTCGAGCTGTTCGGGATCCCGGAGCGGTCGTGGGCACCCCTGCACAAGATCATCAGGGGCTTCTTCGACACGACGATCACGGTCGAGGCCGCACAGCAGAACGCCGTGGACATGGACGTGACCATGGCCGAAGTGGTCGCGTACCGGCGGGCGCACCCGGGCGACGACATCACCAGCGTGCTGATCGCCGCCCGGGACTCGGGCGGCGAGGAGGACGGGGTGCGGCTCAGCGAGAAGGAGCTGGTCGACAACCTGATCCTGCTCTTCACGGCCGGGTACGAGACCACCGTCAACCTCATCTGCACGGCCCTGCACGAACTGCTGTGCCACCCGGACCAGTTGAAGCTGGTGCGCGAGGGGCTCGCCTCCTGGGAGGACGTGGTCGAGGAGGCGCTGCGCATCGAGCCGCCGGCCTCGTACGGGCTGCTGCGGTTCGCGGTGGAGGACATCGACATGGGCGAGGGGGTGGTGATCCCGCAAGGGGACCCGATCCTGGTGTCGTTCGGCTCGGTCGGGCGGGATCCCCGGCTGCACGGGGCGCAGGCGGAGCGGTTCGACGTCACGCGCGCGACCCGCGGACAGCACCTCTCCTTCGGCTTCGGGACGCACTACTGCCTGGGCGCGACCCTGGCACGGACCGAGTGCGCGATCGCCGTGCAGCGGTTCTTCGAGAGGTTTCCGGAGCCCGTGGCGGCGGCCGCGGAGGGCGGGGAGCTGCCGCGGGTGGCCTCGTTCATCTCCAACGGACTGCAGGAGCTGCCGGTGGTGCTGGGGGCCGAGAAGCGGGGTAGGTGA
- a CDS encoding ScbR family autoregulator-binding transcription factor — translation MARQERAVRTRRAILEAAAAVFDERGYDAATIADILARAGVTKGALYFHFSSKQELAQGVLEEQFAEGGVPHRESKLQELVDVALVLAYRMKHEPMLSAGARLSLGPGMRDIFGGGSVPGWIEFTRALLCEAKEQGELLPHVDPAETAWILSACWTGAQIFSQTLNDRTDLEQRVAAVYQHIYPSIATPAVLVRLEMGPDRGRRVTAEMGIATGGPAQEPEPALP, via the coding sequence GTGGCACGGCAAGAGCGTGCGGTACGTACGCGTCGCGCGATCTTGGAAGCGGCGGCGGCGGTCTTCGACGAGCGCGGATACGACGCGGCCACCATCGCCGACATCCTCGCCCGGGCAGGGGTCACCAAGGGCGCCCTCTACTTCCACTTCTCCTCCAAGCAGGAGCTGGCCCAGGGGGTGCTCGAGGAGCAGTTCGCCGAGGGCGGGGTGCCCCACCGGGAGAGCAAGCTCCAGGAACTCGTCGATGTCGCACTGGTGTTGGCATACCGCATGAAGCACGAGCCGATGCTCAGCGCGGGGGCCCGGCTCTCCCTGGGCCCGGGCATGCGCGACATCTTCGGCGGAGGATCCGTGCCGGGCTGGATCGAGTTCACGCGCGCGCTGCTCTGCGAGGCGAAGGAGCAGGGCGAACTGCTCCCGCACGTCGATCCCGCCGAGACGGCCTGGATCCTGTCCGCTTGCTGGACGGGCGCCCAGATCTTCTCCCAGACCCTCAACGACCGGACGGACCTCGAACAGCGGGTGGCCGCCGTCTACCAGCACATCTACCCGAGCATCGCCACGCCGGCGGTGCTCGTGCGGCTGGAGATGGGCCCCGACCGGGGGCGGCGGGTGACCGCGGAGATGGGGATCGCGACCGGCGGCCCGGCGCAGGAACCCGAACCGGCGCTGCCCTGA
- a CDS encoding ScbR family autoregulator-binding transcription factor: MAKQERAARTRETLIRAAAEVFAEQGFVTASIAAISRRAGVSAGGLHFHFESKTVLAQAVEDRASQALRRVTTERWGVAAAPSGAVDGNALQALVDSSHSLMALLASDVVVRAAFGLCADVSHRSGIDLRRQWRLWVEAVARTAARHGALADGLAPQDAASMVVASTVGLETLGAREGHWLAPHPLTRFWTLALPQLAADGTLDGLAPEGSEGVRGPKGAGGPGGHGSSAQQSSIPD; this comes from the coding sequence ATGGCCAAGCAGGAGCGTGCGGCCCGCACGCGAGAAACTCTGATCCGTGCCGCTGCGGAGGTGTTCGCCGAGCAGGGGTTCGTCACCGCGTCGATCGCGGCGATCAGCCGACGGGCCGGCGTGAGCGCCGGCGGGCTGCACTTCCACTTCGAGAGCAAGACCGTGCTCGCCCAGGCCGTCGAGGACCGGGCGTCGCAGGCGCTGCGGCGCGTCACCACCGAGAGGTGGGGGGTCGCCGCGGCCCCGTCCGGTGCGGTGGACGGCAACGCCCTGCAGGCGCTGGTGGATTCCTCCCACTCCCTGATGGCCCTGCTGGCGTCGGATGTGGTGGTGCGGGCCGCCTTCGGGTTGTGCGCGGACGTTTCCCACAGGAGCGGGATAGACCTGCGGCGCCAGTGGCGCTTGTGGGTCGAAGCGGTCGCACGGACCGCGGCGCGGCACGGCGCGCTGGCCGACGGGCTCGCCCCGCAGGACGCGGCGAGCATGGTGGTGGCCTCCACCGTGGGACTGGAGACCCTGGGAGCCCGCGAGGGGCACTGGCTCGCACCCCACCCCCTCACCCGCTTCTGGACGCTGGCACTCCCCCAGCTCGCGGCCGACGGGACTCTCGACGGGCTTGCGCCGGAAGGGTCGGAAGGGGTGCGAGGGCCAAAAGGGGCGGGAGGGCCGGGCGGTCACGGTTCTTCCGCGCAGCAAAGCTCCATACCAGACTGA
- a CDS encoding AfsR/SARP family transcriptional regulator produces MDIDVLGALAVRENGISITPTAPKPRQVLALLALHADQVVPVSALIEELWAGEPPRSARTTLQTYVLQLRALIAAALERGAADGAQAGTHPGGDPRTDPGAAVRTAKDILVTLPGGYLLSSGGGVLDVREFDRLAGSGYRAMDAGDFPAAARLLREALALWSGPAFADVHSGVQLDMEARRLEETRLCALDQRIEADLRLGRHRELLAELTVLASRYRTHENLHGQFMLALHRSGRRGEALDVYQRLRGTLVRELGLEPSVALRRLQRSILMAGPESLSEPGVEPGGERLVRV; encoded by the coding sequence GTGGACATCGATGTACTGGGCGCGTTGGCTGTGCGGGAGAACGGGATCTCCATCACGCCGACCGCCCCCAAGCCCCGGCAGGTCCTGGCGCTCCTGGCCCTCCATGCCGACCAGGTGGTGCCCGTATCGGCACTGATCGAGGAGCTGTGGGCGGGCGAACCGCCGCGCAGCGCGCGGACGACGCTCCAGACGTACGTCCTGCAGTTACGTGCCCTCATCGCGGCCGCTCTGGAGCGGGGCGCGGCCGACGGTGCGCAGGCCGGTACGCATCCCGGCGGCGACCCCCGCACGGATCCCGGTGCGGCCGTGCGGACCGCGAAGGACATACTCGTCACCCTGCCGGGTGGCTATCTGCTGAGCAGCGGCGGCGGAGTTCTGGACGTGCGGGAGTTCGACCGGCTCGCCGGGAGCGGCTACCGGGCGATGGACGCGGGCGACTTCCCCGCCGCGGCGCGGCTGCTGCGCGAGGCGCTGGCCCTGTGGAGCGGGCCCGCCTTCGCCGACGTGCACAGCGGGGTCCAGCTGGACATGGAGGCCAGACGGCTGGAGGAGACGCGGCTGTGCGCCCTCGACCAGCGGATCGAGGCGGACCTGCGGCTGGGGCGGCACCGGGAGCTGCTGGCCGAGCTGACGGTGCTGGCGAGCCGGTACCGCACGCACGAGAACCTGCACGGCCAGTTCATGCTCGCCCTGCACCGCTCGGGCCGACGCGGCGAGGCGCTGGACGTCTACCAGCGGCTGCGCGGGACGCTGGTGCGCGAGCTGGGGCTGGAGCCGTCCGTGGCGCTGCGGCGCCTGCAGCGCTCGATCCTGATGGCGGGTCCCGAGAGCCTCTCCGAGCCCGGCGTCGAGCCCGGGGGCGAGCGGCTCGTACGGGTCTGA
- a CDS encoding ScbR family autoregulator-binding transcription factor has protein sequence MQERSERTRRRLVCAAAEMFHRNGYANATLDEIAGAAGVTKGALYFHFASKDELAEAVQQRGHTLLHDAVRALRESGASPLQALIGITHWLAATLHEDPAIPASFRITKECGAGPRGPAGARPAVVDFHAAWISAVCSLLRLARDAGELPAAERGWEGAQALVTAAACGIEVMSGTGMPYRELQRKVAAMWALLLPSLVDGERVREYRARARGGAPAGAGSAAAGV, from the coding sequence GTGCAGGAGAGGTCGGAGCGAACGCGTAGGCGGCTGGTCTGCGCCGCGGCCGAGATGTTCCACCGCAACGGCTACGCCAACGCGACGCTGGACGAGATCGCGGGCGCGGCCGGGGTGACGAAGGGGGCGCTGTACTTTCACTTCGCCTCCAAGGACGAGCTGGCGGAGGCCGTGCAGCAGCGGGGGCACACCCTGCTGCACGATGCGGTCCGGGCCCTGCGCGAGTCGGGGGCTTCGCCGTTGCAGGCGCTGATCGGCATCACGCACTGGCTGGCCGCAACGCTGCACGAGGATCCGGCGATCCCGGCGAGCTTCCGGATCACCAAGGAGTGCGGGGCGGGGCCCCGGGGGCCGGCCGGGGCACGGCCGGCGGTGGTGGACTTCCACGCGGCGTGGATCTCGGCGGTCTGTTCGCTGCTCCGGCTGGCGAGGGACGCGGGTGAACTGCCGGCTGCGGAGCGCGGGTGGGAGGGCGCGCAGGCGCTGGTGACGGCTGCGGCGTGCGGGATCGAGGTCATGTCCGGTACCGGGATGCCGTACCGGGAGCTGCAGCGGAAGGTGGCGGCGATGTGGGCCCTGCTGCTGCCGAGCCTCGTGGACGGCGAGAGGGTACGGGAGTACCGGGCCCGGG